A stretch of the Porifericola rhodea genome encodes the following:
- a CDS encoding glycosyltransferase, translated as MNHKRGVSVLYLSYDGMTDPLGQSQVIPYLAGLTAKGYQVVLLSFEKPERYEILADHIQTVLGLHQISWVPLIYHKNPPVISTIFDYGRMYIKATALHRQYHFQIVHSRSYLSGMVGIRLKHKFGVRFVFDMRGFWADERVEGGLWNLNNPLFRLIFRFFKKQEKRMLSGADYTISLTRAAKKAVHSWKDIPNQPIPIEVIPCCVDMALFNPKKIVKEEQCDLRQKLGIEKKQFILTYLGSLGTWYMLEEMLMFFKHLLESRPDAVFLFVTKDPADAINPSLKRLNIPENKIILQSATREAVPLLLSISTASIFFIRPSFSKQASSATKMGEIMSMGIPFVTNKGWGDVEEIVTTSDYGVLLEDFTDEVYREKVKHLLNSINQYKELPATLKNFYDLKEGVANYESVYQKIIQA; from the coding sequence ATGAATCATAAAAGAGGAGTATCGGTACTTTATCTTTCCTACGACGGAATGACAGATCCTCTGGGGCAGTCACAGGTAATACCCTATTTAGCTGGCCTAACGGCAAAAGGTTATCAGGTCGTACTATTGAGTTTTGAAAAACCTGAGAGATATGAAATATTGGCTGATCATATTCAAACTGTGCTGGGGCTTCATCAGATCAGTTGGGTGCCTTTAATCTACCACAAAAACCCACCAGTCATCTCCACTATTTTTGATTATGGACGAATGTATATTAAAGCAACTGCTCTGCACCGACAGTATCACTTTCAGATAGTACATAGTCGTTCTTACTTATCAGGTATGGTAGGCATAAGGTTAAAGCATAAATTTGGAGTTAGGTTTGTTTTTGATATGCGTGGATTCTGGGCGGATGAACGGGTGGAAGGAGGACTCTGGAACTTGAATAATCCACTTTTCAGACTCATCTTTCGCTTCTTCAAAAAGCAGGAAAAACGAATGTTGTCAGGCGCAGATTATACGATTAGTTTAACCCGTGCTGCCAAAAAGGCCGTCCATAGCTGGAAAGACATTCCTAATCAACCTATACCAATAGAGGTAATCCCGTGCTGTGTGGATATGGCACTCTTTAACCCAAAAAAAATTGTTAAAGAAGAACAATGTGATTTACGTCAAAAATTGGGCATTGAGAAAAAACAGTTTATACTAACTTATCTGGGTTCACTAGGCACCTGGTACATGTTAGAAGAAATGTTAATGTTTTTCAAGCATTTATTAGAATCCAGACCAGATGCTGTATTCCTTTTTGTTACTAAAGATCCCGCAGATGCAATAAATCCCTCTCTAAAAAGGTTAAATATTCCTGAAAACAAAATAATACTACAGTCAGCAACACGTGAAGCAGTACCACTTTTGTTAAGTATAAGTACAGCAAGTATATTCTTTATCAGGCCATCATTTTCCAAACAGGCATCCTCTGCCACGAAAATGGGAGAGATTATGAGTATGGGCATACCTTTTGTGACGAACAAAGGCTGGGGAGATGTAGAAGAAATTGTTACTACATCTGACTATGGAGTTCTGTTAGAGGACTTTACTGATGAAGTGTATCGAGAAAAAGTAAAGCACCTTTTGAATTCGATAAATCAGTATAAAGAGCTACCTGCTACACTTAAAAATTTTTATGACTTAAAAGAAGGGGTTGCTAACTATGAATCAGTATATCAAAAAATTATTCAAGCGTAA
- a CDS encoding nucleotide-diphospho-sugar transferase, with the protein MKEESLDTPVLFLVFNRPDVTKRVFERIRVVKPKQLFVAADGPRLTHPDDEQKCEEVRKIASSVDWDCELKTLFREENMGCGKAVSSAIDWFFEHVDMGIILEDDIVPDHSFFPFCQHLLQKYKDDSRVMMISGLNICEQWKEDVQDYHFSYFGGIWGWASWKRAWAHYDFHLTAWAVPHIRQLILHFFPTEIRGYREGMYDKLAAGKIDTWDLQWTFAKILNSGLTIIPAHNLIKNIGCIGQSGTHVTNGHPWSNLKVNPVNSLIRNNPIVMSDVEYDLCHLGWEKHDPILDKAVRMLKKKAEKIFTKVL; encoded by the coding sequence ATGAAGGAAGAAAGTCTCGATACTCCAGTACTTTTTCTCGTTTTCAATCGTCCGGATGTTACGAAAAGAGTATTTGAAAGAATCCGTGTAGTTAAACCTAAACAGTTATTTGTAGCTGCAGACGGACCTCGTCTCACCCACCCTGATGATGAACAGAAATGTGAAGAAGTAAGAAAAATTGCTTCTTCAGTAGATTGGGACTGTGAGTTGAAGACTTTGTTTAGGGAAGAAAACATGGGTTGCGGTAAAGCCGTGAGTAGTGCTATTGACTGGTTTTTTGAACATGTGGATATGGGCATCATTTTAGAAGATGATATCGTACCTGATCACAGTTTCTTCCCCTTCTGCCAGCATTTACTTCAGAAGTATAAAGATGATTCAAGGGTTATGATGATTAGCGGTCTGAATATTTGTGAACAATGGAAAGAAGATGTTCAGGATTATCATTTTTCTTATTTTGGCGGAATCTGGGGGTGGGCTAGTTGGAAGAGAGCCTGGGCGCACTATGATTTTCATTTGACAGCATGGGCAGTTCCACATATAAGACAGTTGATACTACACTTTTTTCCAACTGAGATTAGAGGCTATCGTGAAGGAATGTATGATAAACTTGCGGCTGGGAAAATTGATACATGGGATTTGCAATGGACTTTTGCTAAAATATTGAATTCTGGTTTGACCATTATACCTGCGCATAATCTGATAAAAAATATTGGGTGTATAGGTCAGAGCGGTACTCATGTTACTAATGGTCACCCCTGGAGTAACTTAAAGGTGAATCCAGTAAATTCATTAATTAGAAATAATCCGATAGTTATGTCAGATGTAGAATATGATTTATGCCATTTGGGTTGGGAAAAACACGACCCTATTCTAGATAAAGCTGTTCGGATGCTGAAAAAAAAAGCTGAGAAAATTTTTACTAAAGTATTGTAG
- a CDS encoding polysaccharide pyruvyl transferase family protein: MKISFITTVNHNVGDDFIREGLKFLLRKRFEGRAIEFANIHKHSPITSRNGFEKVRSLRQSERWDRRLPLWITTDKILSADIVVQSGAPVYWYHEGITDCVKGNEWYDPLIKWRYRKKQSGALYNLAAGACQTYNSDGTEFLNSPKVCDYIKEFHSLCQATTVRDKLAQDVLKQLGLKAQLIPCSSIFAADEYALKDCGSEYVVLNYMSGGGHFSFGQSIDFSKWQREFKKFYQILKQKEKVVFSCHNQKEIQEAKDLDPQAEIFFSENYLDYMKFYSRAKFGFMNRIHASYQLSSYGKPSLIVGADTRARMATEIGNTAIFVEDATAEVLLETYNTFLQRRKDYKEQFSEIKKAAFNDYMSVLEDDAS, translated from the coding sequence ATGAAAATTTCGTTTATAACTACCGTCAACCATAATGTGGGAGACGATTTCATAAGAGAAGGGCTCAAGTTCCTGTTGCGGAAGCGATTTGAGGGAAGAGCAATAGAATTTGCCAATATTCATAAGCACTCGCCTATTACCTCCCGTAACGGGTTTGAAAAAGTGCGCTCTCTACGGCAGTCAGAGCGTTGGGATAGACGGTTGCCTCTGTGGATCACAACTGACAAAATATTATCAGCTGATATCGTCGTACAGAGTGGCGCACCTGTTTACTGGTACCACGAAGGAATTACTGATTGTGTAAAAGGTAATGAATGGTATGACCCCCTGATAAAATGGCGATATCGGAAGAAACAATCTGGAGCGCTCTATAATTTAGCAGCGGGGGCCTGTCAAACTTACAACTCTGACGGTACTGAGTTTCTTAATTCACCTAAAGTGTGTGATTATATTAAAGAGTTTCATTCGTTGTGCCAAGCAACTACCGTTCGTGATAAACTAGCACAGGATGTTCTAAAACAGTTGGGCTTAAAGGCTCAGCTTATTCCTTGCTCTTCTATATTTGCTGCCGATGAGTATGCATTAAAAGACTGTGGAAGTGAATATGTGGTGTTAAATTATATGTCAGGGGGAGGCCATTTTTCTTTTGGGCAGTCTATTGATTTCTCAAAATGGCAACGAGAGTTCAAGAAGTTTTATCAGATACTCAAACAAAAGGAGAAAGTTGTTTTTTCCTGCCATAATCAAAAAGAAATTCAAGAGGCAAAGGATCTAGATCCACAGGCTGAAATATTTTTTTCTGAGAATTACTTAGACTATATGAAGTTTTATTCACGAGCTAAGTTTGGGTTTATGAATAGAATTCATGCATCCTATCAGTTATCCAGTTATGGTAAACCCAGTCTGATTGTTGGTGCTGATACTCGTGCTAGAATGGCTACTGAAATCGGAAATACTGCAATCTTTGTTGAGGATGCAACAGCAGAAGTGTTATTGGAAACTTACAATACTTTCCTACAAAGAAGGAAGGATTACAAAGAACAGTTTAGTGAAATTAAAAAAGCAGCATTTAATGATTATATGAGTGTCTTGGAGGATGATGCATCGTAG
- a CDS encoding glycosyltransferase family 9 protein, whose translation MMHRRIDIVKHRRKKLLIIKLDAIGDYVLFRNYLLAIRESGRYQDYHITLCGNELWKSIAQHYDSQYVDSFLWVNVHKFSTSRTYRFYCYWLLMARPYDELICPTHSRRFYIEDDLVKRVRATIKIGSKGDDQNMPNDKKQIGDSYYTHMIGQTDQQQFEWNKNHIFFEELLNENCDRYTRPIIQQDSRRSNTIVVCPGAGARFRQWSALNFAELCYQILSEYDISIVLCGGKADCELSTQIFNYTKTNNKIYDRCGKTTLIELIDLIASAKMVIANESSPIHIAAAVGTNAICLSNGNHFGRFNPYSVKNDGNITTLYPPVIAKRILFDYEGLVSEYYMGSQEDINQISVLDVFKSFQKFSL comes from the coding sequence ATGATGCATCGTAGAATTGATATAGTGAAACATAGAAGAAAAAAGCTGCTGATTATTAAGCTTGATGCTATTGGTGATTATGTGCTTTTTAGAAATTATCTATTGGCTATTCGTGAGTCTGGGCGGTATCAAGATTATCACATAACGTTGTGTGGAAATGAGTTATGGAAGAGTATTGCTCAGCATTACGACAGTCAGTATGTAGACTCTTTCTTGTGGGTGAATGTTCACAAATTTTCTACCAGTAGGACATATCGGTTTTACTGTTATTGGCTGTTGATGGCTCGCCCGTATGATGAACTTATTTGCCCTACCCACTCAAGACGGTTTTATATTGAAGACGACCTGGTAAAGAGAGTGCGGGCTACTATAAAAATTGGTAGTAAAGGCGATGATCAAAATATGCCCAATGATAAAAAGCAAATAGGTGATTCATATTATACACATATGATTGGTCAAACGGATCAGCAGCAGTTTGAGTGGAACAAAAATCATATCTTCTTTGAAGAATTACTGAATGAAAATTGTGATAGATATACTAGACCAATTATACAGCAAGATAGTAGACGTTCAAATACAATTGTGGTTTGCCCCGGTGCAGGAGCCCGTTTTAGACAATGGTCAGCCCTGAATTTTGCTGAGTTATGCTACCAGATCCTGAGTGAATATGATATTTCAATAGTTTTATGTGGAGGTAAAGCAGATTGTGAATTAAGTACACAAATTTTTAATTACACTAAAACTAATAACAAAATATACGACAGGTGTGGTAAAACTACATTAATAGAACTGATTGATCTGATTGCCTCTGCTAAAATGGTGATTGCTAATGAAAGTAGCCCTATTCATATTGCAGCAGCTGTGGGTACAAACGCAATATGCTTATCAAATGGGAATCATTTTGGCAGGTTCAATCCTTATTCAGTAAAAAATGACGGGAATATTACCACACTATATCCACCGGTTATAGCAAAAAGAATTTTGTTCGACTACGAAGGTCTGGTTTCTGAATATTATATGGGGTCTCAGGAAGATATAAATCAAATTAGTGTATTGGATGTGTTTAAATCGTTTCAGAAGTTTAGTCTTTAG